The genomic interval AGTGTCCTTTCCACTGAGTCCAAACTGAAATCCGGTTTCGTATAAATGATCCGTACGCTGACAGCTGCCGTAAAGGTAGCCGGCAATACCACCCGCGCATACTCATTTATCCTGAAGGTGATAATGTTCTTTACCTGATAAGGCGTATCCAGCTTACCCTGTAAAACAGGATTAAAATATGCTGTATCCTGCACAGTTGTGATCGAATCCTTAGCCAGCTGCCCTCTGGCGCCATCCAGCAGCCCTTTAAGCACGCTTACAGTCTGCCCCTGTACATTTCCTGAAACCAGCACAAATAACAATGCAAGGACAAGCATCACCGGTTTAATCATCTTAAACGGTATGCTCTTTTTCAGGCCGGGTTTTATTATTAATAATATACGTTTCATTCGTCCGTTATTTTCAAAATGATTGATTATGGCAACACCTCTTTCAACAGGGCGCTTCTTGTTTCCGAGATCGTTTTAATGCCTCTCTCGGTTTCTTTTTTCACGCGTATCAGGGTACCATCATCATCATACTCATACATTGTAGCATAGTTATTTGCATCCAGCTCCGCCATCAGACGAAGATTATCAGGATTATACACAAAGGATTTCATATTGGAGTTATAGGGATGGATCCGTATATCATCAAAATAAACAGGCAACTGACCGGTAGACTGCAGGTATAAGGTGATGCTGACAGCATCAGCAGGTACATCCAATGGCTGTTCATATTTTTGCCAACCCTCTATAATATTGCCGTTTGGTACAGCGATGACGGTAATACTATCTGTCGCCCTTTTTATTTTTATGAAGATCTGGTTGCCGGTGTAGGTACTGCCTTTACATGCGGACCCTTCTTTCACCCACGCACTGAGCAACAAGCGCTTGCCCGCCAGCGGGGAAAAGACGGGCAGCAGCACCTCCTTCCCGGCCCGTATACTTTTTAATATCAACTGCTTATCTATACAGCGGCTGCTGTCTTTGTTGATAGCAATGCTGAAATTATTAGAATCACTTGCTACGATGTCAGCTCCGATCCCCAAACTGCCTCCGGCCGCCACTTTCAGGCTATAGCGCCCCGTATGTTGTTCTGTCGTATCGAGGTACTGCTTGTACGGAGAGAAATCAAAACTGCGTGTCGTAGCACAACCATTACTGCATGTTGCCTCATTCAGGAAATAGTCCTCGAATCCGTCAAAAGCGCTTTCCCGGTACCTGCAGTTATCCGTCACCGCAACAGGCAAGGCATCTGCAAATCCATATAAGCCGGAAGTATATCTTCCCAGCGGGTCTTTGGTCTCCACCTCCATACCTCTCCTGTTATACAAAGTAGTCTCATTCATCCACAGCCATCTCACCGTATCCGGTTGTACTACCCATTTCTTATTGTTCAATTTCCAGTAATAGGTAAAATTGAAAATGGTGCCCGCCGTTCTGGCGTGCAGCGACTGCGTGGCATTAACTTCATTATGATCAGTATACATCGTATACTTCCTCAGCGGCCGCCAGTTCCCGGCCAGACCACCCACATAAGGATTGACGCTTGTATCGGTCACCGCGCTGTAACAACTACCTGAAGGCGCAACCACACAGGTATAACAGGTACCGATTGCCAGCTGCGCCACCTTCACGCTGCCACCGGCGTTATGATAGGTAACTACATCTGCACCGGTACAGGCATCACTGCGTAAACTGTCAAATCTGACAGCGCCGGCAGACGACTGCAGGGAAATCTCGCAATCGCCCACACGGGCCTTGTAAAGTGTGCCTACGGTATCTGCTGTGATGGCGTAGAAATTCTTATTAATATTCTTATACAAAATGGCGCATTGTGTATAAGATATATTGTACCCCGCCTTCCTTGCATCCCTTATCAGTGAAGAGATGACAACATGCTCAGCCTCCGGCGTAAAAAGCCGCCGGGAGCTGATCAGGTAATCAAATAATGGCCGCAGGCAGCCACAGGTACAGGAGGCCTGCCCCTGTGCAGACAGCCTGCTCTGCGTACCGGCGCCTCCTGTAAGCAGCAGTATCAACACCACTACCCTGTATAAAAATTTATATGCTTTATGCTTTTTCATATTGACTCAACTCGTTAATAGAACATCGGGTAAAAGATGATATGCTACTACTTCAGATTAAATATTTGCACAGTAGGATTGGTCAGCGTAAAGTTGGTCGTTACACCACTGGTGATCGACTTAACATACAGCGACACGGGCGGGCCCTGACAGGACTGACAAGTCCATGAGTGAAGGATATTCCCTTCAAATCCCTGCTGATAAATAACCGGGCCTGCAGTGTAGCTTGTTACCCCTGCCGGGATCCTTACTATACACGGCACTTCGGGGTTCTGGCCCCATGGTTGGGCGGTTGCAGGCGGTGTAAACAGGTTACTTCCCTGGTAGAACAGCCCGTTTACGCTATTATGCACATGGCCTACCAGCAATGTGACCTGTTGCGTCGTCGGCGTAGGGAAATTAAAGGTCAGTAATGTTCCTCCCTGCTCGGTACACCCCTTGTCCGTACATCCCCAGCTAACCGTTGCTACCAAGGCAGGCGAGATACACTGGCCTTTTGCATTTGCGGTATCCTGAGCGGCAGCAAGGGCCTTTGTATTGGCGTCTGCCTGGCTGACAGGAGAAGTAAATGTGCCGGCAGGTATCGTTACCGGAACAATCGTACCCAGCAATCCTTCCGGACAGTCATTCTTCCTGATCGAGTCCGTTATAATGCTGTTATAATATGTACAGGTACCTTTCGCGTTAGCATTTGCCTGACCGGCAATATTTGCTTTGACCAATGCAAGGCTGTCGGCCTGGGCCTGGCTTACCAGTGAAGAATCGGTTCCCGGCGGATGGTGATAGGGAACCACAGATCCAACTCCGCCAACACCACAGTCTTTTTTGGTAAAATCTTTATCTATACCCGCACTGTAGTAATACGGAATACATGTACCATTCATATCAGCATAGTCCTGGCCATTCAAGGTCAGATCAGCAGCTGCCTTCGCGTCTGCGTCCGCCTGGCTGATAGTGGATGCATAACTGCCCGCAGGTACAATATATTTAACAGGCGCTCCTGGCGCATAACCCCTGCCGCAGTTGCTGCGCTGGAAGAAACGGCTGGTATCTGCATTTGAATAATAGAAGGTGCCGCACTGGTCATTCCCTGCATATTCTGCATAGGTTTTCGGTACACAGTTCATGACGGTTTGTGCCTTCAGCTGATCGGCCACTTTCCAGAACTGACCGAAGGTGGTCACGCTGGACGACAATGTCCTGTTATTATCCAATACCAGTGAGTAGCCTGCTGCATTTCTCACCAGCGGATTGCCCAGGGAAGTAAACGCGCCCACTTCCGTGGCGATATTCCTTCTCCCCGAGCGGATCACTTTCATAGAGATATCATTCCCTGTAAAAGGCACACCATCGCGATCCACAAAATAGATATCAGGCGTAGCCCCCTCTGTCTGCGCATTGGCATCCACCGCGTACAAGACCGAGGTGGCAGCAAACGTCGCTATCTCAGGGAAACAGTCCGATCCACCGGTCTTTTGTTTGGAACCGATCAGGATCTCATCACCCGCAGCAAAATAGTCTGCTGCACCAACAAGGGTATCAAGCCCCCGGGTGATCCTGCCCTGGCTGATATATACATTACGGAGTATTGTATTGATATTCTTATAGGCGCCGCTCATACCGTTGTATACCCAGGCCGCCGGCATGCTGAAACTGTATACCGGGTCATCGTATTCATTGTAGGTGCGGGTAAGTACAGGATCTCCCGTCTCAGCGTCAAACAACATATTTTTGGTACTGACACGGCTCCCCTTATCCACGACAACAATACTGTCCAGTATACCATGGCGGTTAATGATCTTCGTGGCGCCTACCGACTGGAACTTCGTTTCCTCCCTTTGCGCCAGGTTCCATAATGTTGGTAACAGGAACACCGGAGGGAATGGGAAGGTAAAGTTGTCGCCATTCAGGTTCAGGTTCAGCGCATTGGTAACGGAGCGCTGCTCACGCATATCCATCATCAGCTCAATATCTTTCCCGATGGAAGCCACACTGTCAATGACGCCCTGCTCATCGATGGCCATTACTGTATTGTTCAGGTGCTTAACCGGGCTATTCTGGTTATCAACCTTGTAAAAATTCTCTGTATATGAAACCGGCGTCTGAGGGTTAGACTCAGAGAAACTCGACCTGGAACGTAACTTTCCGTTCATATCATTCAGCTCGATCTTGAAGCCCTGGCTCACCGCTACAAAATGACAGGCATTGATACGCAGGAAATTGCTCAGCGCCGGTTTGTAGCGTTTCTTACTATCCGCCAGCAAGCTCATATCTGTCAGCGTAGGAAAATCATAGCTGGTATAAAAACATGTTTCCTCAAATCCGTTGGCTGACCGCACATTCTTCGCATGGATCGTTCTCACTCTCACCTTGCTGTAACCAACTGATGGAGACGGATAAAAGGTCTCACCCAGGGGCTTCTCTGTATACCCGATACCAACCGGCGCTAATGCAGCTACCTGCTCTTTATAGGCAATGGGCAGTCTCCACGGATTCTCTTCACCTCCGATGGACGGCTCGAAAGTAGCCACGCCACTGCTGATCACTTCTTCGGTACCATTCACGCTGCGCGTGGTTGTGTACTGGTACTCCTGGCCATATACAGACTCACGCTGTTTCGTCATGGCGTTCCAGTGGTCGTAGGTACGAACACGTTTCACGCGCAGGCCGCCACCAAACTTTTTATAATAAGGATTGTTGAGACGTATAAAAGAACGTGAAGTATCTATCTGGTTGGCCCATCCCTTTATTCTGGCGGTATTATCATATGAAGCGAACATGTTCAGCACATTGTCCGCCTGCGATAACAACACTTTCACCGCATCTCCGAAATCTATATCATCTCCCACATCCGATCCGGGATAAGCTTTTGATGGCAGGTTCAGACGGAGGAATTGTGTACTTGCCTTTGCCAGCGGACTGTATACGCTTAACAACTTGTCCGTCTCGCCCGACTGGTTAATGGCCTTTAACTTCAGCCACATGGTCCGTCCATTATTATAGAAGCCGAAAGTACCCGGCTCCATATTGGCGTAACAGGACACATATTCATTGCCATTGCCAAACTTATCGCCCGGCATTTTTACGTTTATGCGGAAGAACAGGGTATCTATACCCTCAAGATAACGGGCATACAGGTCAGCATTACTGTTCACCGGCTTAGGTATGTTCACCGATACGTACAGGTAATCTTTCAGACCTCCATACAATTTCGTTTCCAGGTCGGAAAGGGTTTTCGGCACATCGCCGGACAAACCGGCAATCTTGAACATCTGCGCAGCCCGCCTGTTCTGTACGTAGGCATAGTCATCGCTCTCATAATCTATCTTCACCCTTCCGCCCGAAGGCAGCACGATGGAATCAAGTGTCCATGCCGCTGCATTCTTTGCCGCCAGGGCGCTGTCCTGTAGTGCATAAGGATATTCCGCATTCGTGATCAGGTTGCCTGCTGATGATCCCGGGTTCTGCATGGCCTCTTTATAGTTCCCCCACCTGTCGTACGATTTATTATTGTAAACAGGGTTATGTGCATTATAGTTAAACACATATGGATTGCGCTGTACCTTGTTATTACCATTGTAGGTAAACCAGATCCGCTTCAGCGTCAGCTTTCCGCCGGCACTTCCTTTGATCCCCTGGCAAAGCTCATAACTGTATTCAAAATGAACTGTCTTTACAGGCCGTGCTTTCAATGGGTCTTTCCGGTAGTCCGCCTTCACGTACAGGTTGATCTCCTCCAGCTTTTTGAGCACCTTTGCAGGAGCCGTCCCGCCATTCTCATCCATAGATGGCTGATCATCACGGTCGCTCAGCTTGAAGGTAGCGATCATGTTCTTCGACTCGATAGAGTTAAGGTACCACAGCTCTTTCTCACCGTACACGTAACTTCCCCGGTCATCGCGGTAGTCCGTTTTCAGCCCCTCATTGTACACCGCGCTATCGCTATAAGGTGTGCGCCATTTGTATGGATTCCTGATCCCTGCGATCTTCGAATAGTTAAACTTAACCGCATCCCCCCTGTCATCGTCAGAGATACCGTCTCCGGTGAGATCGACGTAGTCAGGAGAAAGTAATCCGGTCAGCAGGAATGAGTGTGCATAGGCAGGCACCTCTTCACTATTGAAGTAGTGATCATTCCCTTTGTCGTTATTAACGGTATTGTCCAGACCGGGTGTATATTTCACAAGACCATCCTTACTGTTTCCTCCCGCCGGATTCACAGAGAAGGTGACGTCCTTCTGCTTCAGGTTATAAACGGGTATGCCATATACATACCTGCGGCCATCACTATTTAATACACTGATCTCTGATATATGATTCTTCTTCCTGAAATCGTTGATCCTTTTCTCCCTCGACAGATCACCGTTACCAACGGTAAAAGTGTCTTTTGAAGGCATCAGGTAAAAGTTCCTGTTACCAATCGGCAATAAGGGCAGGCCCGCATACATCCAGCGGAATTGCATGGCGATCTTCTTCTTTGCCTGGTAATATTCCAGCCGGATATTATATACTTCACCTGCCACCATATTGACTGTGGCAGTATCCGGTTTTATGCCATGATCGTTCCAGCGATTGATGAACAGGGAGTCATTAATGTATAGCCTCACGCCATCGTCGGTGTGGGTTACCAGCTTGTATGTACCGGTAACGTCCGCTTTCAGCCTTCCCGTCCAGCGGATGGAAAAATTGCGGCTTACACCCGGTGCATTGGCAGGCTTGCCCACGTTAAAGTCGTTCACATTCAGATAATTGATCATCGTGTCGACCTTGGAGAACAGGAACTGCTCAAAATTACGTCCGGCATAATATTCTCCCAGCAAACCATGCCTGCTGGAATCCAGCTCTGAGGGGAATTCCATATCGCAGTTATTCGCGCCATATGAATTGATCGGGTAGTTGTCTATATACTTCGACAATCCCGCCACAGCGGCCTCCCCTGCCGTCAGGTAAGAAATAACCTGCGTGCGTTTGTCCCTCTCTTTCTTATATACATTGTCGGGCGCCAAAGTAGTCTGTCCTACCCGCTGTTTGTTTACATAACGGTTCAGTACATTGGTCGTCGTAATAAAAGGGCTACTGCTACCCGCCTGGAAAAGCTCAACGGCCACTACATCATCACCACCTATATTATCATAGAACGCCTTTGCGTTCACTGACTTCTCTCCCGGATTCCGGAAATAAGCCGCTTCAAATTGTTTGTTTGATTTCCTGAACGCAATTGTTGGCGCCAATGGGTTCATACTTTTCCATGGTCCGCTCTCGGTATACGACCTGTTCACGTTCAGGTCCACACCCCAATGCACCAGGTCGCCCAATGCCAGGTCACCACTGAACCTGCCGGATTTATCCTTCGTCTTCATACGATGGTCATATACATAACCAATATCCCCCCTGTAGGCCCGGAACATACCACCGGTGCCCTCCCCTGACATGGAAAACACATCATAGGTATAGGACGGAATGGCGATGTTGGGCACTTCCGGTTTCTCCCGGTACACCATCTCTTTTTCGCGGTTAAAATCCAGCAAGGCTCCTCCTGAGGGATCAGCATTTTGGTAGTTCAGGTAGCCATAAGCAGGTATCGCCATGTGCCGGTCTTCGGGTTCAATGCCTTGCTTAGCCACATAGCCGCTGGCAAAAATGTGCCCGTCCAATATCTTGGTAGTGACCCCTAATTTGGCCGTAACACTGATCAGTGAACTGGTATAAGGCAGCGTAATTGTCGGCGTGAACGATGGATGTGCAAAAGATATCTCGGAAGAGAAAACCGAGGTTCCTATGCTGGTATGCTTATCCGGATTATTCTTGAGGGCCTTCCCGTATTGTCTCATCCCGGACGATAGCTGTAGTGCCTTG from Chitinophaga filiformis carries:
- a CDS encoding DUF5977 domain-containing protein — translated: MIIELVAKQQRKIAFFMLALLYFDVVIPRNALGAPVANSHFPRKLPAAVMKPEVIKTPVAPRLVPGRSRHSEALHPDIGGPTQPESQAFHSVNNDNMVDLFSGDFTYNIPLIDVGGYPVAIGYNSGISMDEEASWVGLGWNVNPGTITRNLRGIPDDFNGTDTIQKTATVKANKTVGVTVGGDVEIAGLPKMKDKGLKAGLGASLGVTHNNYRGFGIESGMNASINVGAKSMGSLTSALSFTNSSQEGITVGSSLSLQMGDKEAIESQSSPAGSITVGLAANTRSGLKALQLSSGMRQYGKALKNNPDKHTSIGTSVFSSEISFAHPSFTPTITLPYTSSLISVTAKLGVTTKILDGHIFASGYVAKQGIEPEDRHMAIPAYGYLNYQNADPSGGALLDFNREKEMVYREKPEVPNIAIPSYTYDVFSMSGEGTGGMFRAYRGDIGYVYDHRMKTKDKSGRFSGDLALGDLVHWGVDLNVNRSYTESGPWKSMNPLAPTIAFRKSNKQFEAAYFRNPGEKSVNAKAFYDNIGGDDVVAVELFQAGSSSPFITTTNVLNRYVNKQRVGQTTLAPDNVYKKERDKRTQVISYLTAGEAAVAGLSKYIDNYPINSYGANNCDMEFPSELDSSRHGLLGEYYAGRNFEQFLFSKVDTMINYLNVNDFNVGKPANAPGVSRNFSIRWTGRLKADVTGTYKLVTHTDDGVRLYINDSLFINRWNDHGIKPDTATVNMVAGEVYNIRLEYYQAKKKIAMQFRWMYAGLPLLPIGNRNFYLMPSKDTFTVGNGDLSREKRINDFRKKNHISEISVLNSDGRRYVYGIPVYNLKQKDVTFSVNPAGGNSKDGLVKYTPGLDNTVNNDKGNDHYFNSEEVPAYAHSFLLTGLLSPDYVDLTGDGISDDDRGDAVKFNYSKIAGIRNPYKWRTPYSDSAVYNEGLKTDYRDDRGSYVYGEKELWYLNSIESKNMIATFKLSDRDDQPSMDENGGTAPAKVLKKLEEINLYVKADYRKDPLKARPVKTVHFEYSYELCQGIKGSAGGKLTLKRIWFTYNGNNKVQRNPYVFNYNAHNPVYNNKSYDRWGNYKEAMQNPGSSAGNLITNAEYPYALQDSALAAKNAAAWTLDSIVLPSGGRVKIDYESDDYAYVQNRRAAQMFKIAGLSGDVPKTLSDLETKLYGGLKDYLYVSVNIPKPVNSNADLYARYLEGIDTLFFRINVKMPGDKFGNGNEYVSCYANMEPGTFGFYNNGRTMWLKLKAINQSGETDKLLSVYSPLAKASTQFLRLNLPSKAYPGSDVGDDIDFGDAVKVLLSQADNVLNMFASYDNTARIKGWANQIDTSRSFIRLNNPYYKKFGGGLRVKRVRTYDHWNAMTKQRESVYGQEYQYTTTRSVNGTEEVISSGVATFEPSIGGEENPWRLPIAYKEQVAALAPVGIGYTEKPLGETFYPSPSVGYSKVRVRTIHAKNVRSANGFEETCFYTSYDFPTLTDMSLLADSKKRYKPALSNFLRINACHFVAVSQGFKIELNDMNGKLRSRSSFSESNPQTPVSYTENFYKVDNQNSPVKHLNNTVMAIDEQGVIDSVASIGKDIELMMDMREQRSVTNALNLNLNGDNFTFPFPPVFLLPTLWNLAQREETKFQSVGATKIINRHGILDSIVVVDKGSRVSTKNMLFDAETGDPVLTRTYNEYDDPVYSFSMPAAWVYNGMSGAYKNINTILRNVYISQGRITRGLDTLVGAADYFAAGDEILIGSKQKTGGSDCFPEIATFAATSVLYAVDANAQTEGATPDIYFVDRDGVPFTGNDISMKVIRSGRRNIATEVGAFTSLGNPLVRNAAGYSLVLDNNRTLSSSVTTFGQFWKVADQLKAQTVMNCVPKTYAEYAGNDQCGTFYYSNADTSRFFQRSNCGRGYAPGAPVKYIVPAGSYASTISQADADAKAAADLTLNGQDYADMNGTCIPYYYSAGIDKDFTKKDCGVGGVGSVVPYHHPPGTDSSLVSQAQADSLALVKANIAGQANANAKGTCTYYNSIITDSIRKNDCPEGLLGTIVPVTIPAGTFTSPVSQADANTKALAAAQDTANAKGQCISPALVATVSWGCTDKGCTEQGGTLLTFNFPTPTTQQVTLLVGHVHNSVNGLFYQGSNLFTPPATAQPWGQNPEVPCIVRIPAGVTSYTAGPVIYQQGFEGNILHSWTCQSCQGPPVSLYVKSITSGVTTNFTLTNPTVQIFNLK